One stretch of Chiroxiphia lanceolata isolate bChiLan1 chromosome 1, bChiLan1.pri, whole genome shotgun sequence DNA includes these proteins:
- the OTUD1 gene encoding OTU domain-containing protein 1 produces MQLYSSVITHYPAGGTAAATAASPSSAAVFKVSLSPGPSAAEAPGAADAAGPSAAAESPAKDSFIPAGGGSSAAAMPAFSSCLEVMPSGPAAGPAGRPAGGPQFSSCTQVTVSRRRPLERIVPIRIVQRAEAAAELVPGSPRSRAWLEGILESVRQAGADGEPAAEEPSNRSLRLSEHCQALQAAAAGAQPGLAPGCGPTERSAGPAQLPGPAPGEQEEEAAGPEVRRGPGGRAERSEKLALYLAEVEKQDKYLRQKGRFRFHIIPDGNCLYRAVCKAVYGDQRLHGELREQTVHYIADHLDHFSPIIEGDVGEFLIAAAQDGAWAGYPELLAMGQMLNVNIHLTTGGRPESPTVSTMVHYLGPEDPTRPSIWLSWLSNGHYDAVLDRMCPNPEYEAWCRQTQVQRRRDEELAKSMAVSLSKMYIEQNACS; encoded by the coding sequence ATGCAGCTCTACAGCTCCGTGATCACCCACTACCCGGCGGGAGGCACCGCCGCAGCCACCGCGGCCTCGCCGAGCTCCGCCGCTGTCTTCAAGGTCTCCTTGTCGCCGGGACCCTCCGCCGCGGAGGCACCGGGAGCCGCCGACGCCGCGGGCCCCAGCGCGGCCGCCGAGAGCCCCGCCAAGGACAGCTTCATTCCCGCGGGGGGAGGCAGCAGCGCCGCCGCCATGCCCGCCTTCTCGTCCTGCCTGGAGGTGATGCCGAGCGGCCCCGCGGCGGGCCCGGCCGGGCGGCCGGCGGGCGGTCCGCAGTTCAGCTCCTGCACGCAGGTCACCGTGAGCCGTCGGCGCCCGCTGGAGCGGATCGTGCCCATCCGCATCGTGCAGCGCGCCGAGGCCGCCGCCGAGCTGGTGCCGGGCTCGCCCCGCAGCCGCGCCTGGCTGGAGGGCATCTTGGAGAGCGTGCGGCAGGCCGGGGCCGACGGCGAGCCTGCGGCCGAGGAGCCCAGCAACCGCAGCCTGCGGCTCAGCGAGCACTGCCAGGCGCTGCAGGCGGCGGCCGCCGGCGCCCAACCCGGGCTGGCCCCCGGGTGCGGCCCCACCGAGCgcagcgccggccccgcgcaGCTCCCCGGGCCCGCGCCcggagagcaggaggaggaggcggcgggtCCCGAAGTGCGGCGAGGGCCCGGCGGCAGAGCGGAGCGCAGCGAGAAGCTGGCGCTGTACCTGGCCGAGGTGGAGAAGCAGGACAAGTACCTGCGGCAGAAGGGCCGGTTCCGCTTCCACATCATCCCCGACGGGAACTGCCTGTACCGTGCCGTCTGCAAGGCGGTGTACGGGGACCAGCGGCTGCACGGCGAGCTCCGCGAGCAGACTGTCCACTACATCGCCGACCACCTGGACCACTTCAGTCCTATCATCGAGGGCGACGTGGGTGAGTTCCTCATCGCCGCCGCCCAGGATGGGGCCTGGGCCGGCTACCCGGAGCTGCTGGCCATGGGGCAGATGCTGAACGTGAACATCCACCTCACCACGGGCGGTCGGCCCGAGAGCCCCACCGTTTCCACCATGGTTCACTACCTGGGGCCCGAGGACCCGACACGGCCCAGTATCTGGCTGAGCTGGCTTAGCAATGGGCACTACGATGCTGTGCTGGACCGCATGTGCCCCAACCCAGAGTACGAGGCGTGGTGCAGACAGACTCAGGTACAGCGCAGGCGGGATGAAGAGCTGGCCAAGTCCATGGCAGTGTCCTTGTCCAAGATGTACATTGAGCAGAATGCCTGCTCATGA